From a single Bufo bufo chromosome 9, aBufBuf1.1, whole genome shotgun sequence genomic region:
- the LOC120979511 gene encoding hydroxyacyl-thioester dehydratase type 2, mitochondrial-like isoform X1: MFHHLVTSGRALGVSSNVSRLSCFHKVRRGLSHLQVGDCAEISRTFTQNDVKLFSELTGDTNPLHLDEAFAENTRFGKPVVHGVLLNGLVSAVLGTKLPGDGCVLLSQDIRFPAPLHAGEEVVARAQVTALKRSLAFISVSCITAESGRTVMEGRVKVLIPGE; encoded by the coding sequence ATGTTCCATCACTTGGTCACCAGTGGCAGGGCACTTGGCGTCTCCTCTAACGTATCCAGGTTAAGTTGCTTCCATAAAGTAAGACGTGGGCTGTCACATCTGCAGGTTGGCGACTGCGCTGAGATCTCCAGGACCTTCACTCAGAATGACGttaagctcttctctgaactgacTGGTGACACTAACCCACTGCATCTTGATGAGGCTTTTGCTGAAAACACAAGATTTGGAAAACCCGTCGTACATGGGGTTCTGCTCAACGGCCTGGTGTCCGCAGTGTTGGGTACAAAGCTGCCAGGGGATGGCTGTGTGCTCCTCTCTCAGGACATTCGCTTCCCGGCACCTCTGCATGCTGGAGAAGAGGTCGTAGCAAGAGCGCAAGTGACGGCATTAAAGAGATCGTTGGCCTTCATCAGTGTATCATGTATAACCGCTGAAAGCGGCCGGACCGTCATGGAAGGGAGAGTTAAAGTGCTGATTCCTGGCGAGTGA
- the LOC120979511 gene encoding ribonuclease P protein subunit p14-like isoform X2 yields MFLFWGVSGLHEVGEIVWGWFRREYAADCTTMKERPKTGEPTSYTRVVLKNFSEYHYLKVQLVFEDKIVKISAAQFKSFILSALKELHGEVGASIPLDLLKFDGQTLYAILRIKSSGLVKLWTSLTLLGQYQGHQCSVRVLQTSPFLLALAGNSRELVVD; encoded by the exons ATGTTCCTCTTCTGGGGAGTCTCGGGGTTACATGAGGTTGGAGAGATTGTGTGGGGTTGGTTTCGCAGGGAATATGCTG CTGATTGTACAACCATGAAGGAGAGACCCAAGACTGGAGAACCTACCTCCTACACGAGGGTCGTGCTGAAGAACTTCTCTGAGTATCATTACCTGAAGGTCCAGCT aGTATTTGAAGACAAGATTGTCAAGATTTCTGCAGCTCAGTTCAAGTCATTTATTCTCTCAGCTTTAAAGGAATTGCACGGAGAG GTGGGTGCTTCTATCCCGTTGGACCTGTTGAAGTTTGATGGACAGACGTTGTACGCCATCCTGAGAATTAAAAGCAG TGGCCTCGTGAAGCTGTGGACCTCTCTGACCCTGCTGGGACAATACCAGGGCCACCAGTGCAGCGTTCGCGTGTTACAG ACCTCTCCTTTCCTGTTGGCATTGGCTGGTAACAGCAGAGAACTGGTGGTAGACTAG